The nucleotide window TGTCACTGTCACCTTAATGTTAGCAGGTGCTGTTGCTCCAGTTCGTGGTGTAGTGATGATCATCGCTCAAATGCTTGCCGGTATGGCAGCTGGTGGTATTGCTCATGCGATGACCCCAGGTAGTGTCGCCTTTGCCAACAGTCTTGGCGGCGGTGCATCTAGATCTCGCGGTGTTTTCTTGGAGATGTTCGCTACTGCTATCCTATGTTTGGTGGTGTTGTTCGTTGCAGTTGAGAAGCACAGAGCTACATACCTTGCTCCATTTGCTGTTGGTTACACCCTATTCTTAGGTCACATGATTACTATCTACTACACTGGTGCAGGTTTGAACCCAGCAAGATCTTTCGGTGCTGCTGTTGCAGCAGGCCACTTCCCTAACTACCACTGGATATACTGGTTAGGCCCTCTACTTGGTTCTGTTATCGCTTTTGGTATCTGGAAGCTTTTTAAGGTCTTGGGTTACAAGACTTGCAGTCCTACTCAAGATGCTGACCATGAATAAAAAATGACTTATCAAAAGGCTTAGTGCCACTGGTTTTAAAGACATATAtgattttgaaaacttCTTATGAAGCTTTATTAAGCCCACGAACATAAGTATAACAATGTTTGTCAGTTCTTGCCGCTGAATATGTTGCTTAAACCGCGTACCGTGATGACCATGACGTACGAATCGGGGCTTTTTtataattaatatatatcCTGTTTAGTGCTTAATTGTTAATAAGGTATTCTCTCTCTCGCTATATTTTCTCGTTATATCTCTAACTTAAGATATGCTCCTGATTTGCATCTTAAAGTTTACCGATTGTTCAAAACTTTTTGTTCAATAGCCGCCAGTAATATCTTACAAGGGTCCGAACCCACCAAAAAACGACGATTTACGTATGTAAGTCCCTATTGTTTGCTGCGTACACATCTGTATAAGCCCCTTTATAAGCCCCTTTTATAAAGCCTTTTGGATCCTAGGTACTTTAACAATGCGAGTACAAACAATTGCCGGTTCTTCCGGTTATTAGCTACTGCACTCCCAATACCTCGTGCTTTTTTGTCTTTATGTcaattttattttaagAATAACGTTTATCTTACACATCTCTTTATCTAAGTCCGGGTAATAGTCGAAATTTGAACTTGCTTTACGCAAAAGACGTTATTTCTGGCCACCAACGCTTTCTAAAGTACCCACTACTTCTAACCGAAAAACTAAACACTGATACACTAAGATCGAAGTTTTTCATTACCCAAATCTACTATCTAAAGAGCTTTTACCATATTCATAACCAATTCTATCTCATAATCCATAACTTATACTAGCTCATCGAATTAGGCTTTTGTAAACATCTTATAAGCACACATACCTGTCAACTTTATTGATAAAAATGACGCTACAAATCAGCAAAAAAATCATAAGATTGGCTATTATTGCTTCTATTGTTATGCTCATGCTTATGTACAATAGGGTTCCGGTAAACGATTACCTTTCTGATCGAGTAAAGAATATATCTGGTACTGTAACGGACAAAGTCGCCGATTACATGGGTGCTCCACCAGTCACAGATATTAAATCAAACCATAGTTTAGCCTTTGACCAACAGGATAATGGTCACAGCTCTGATACGTATTTGCAAGATGCAAGAGTAAAGGCATGTTTTGTTTCTTTGGTCA belongs to Eremothecium sinecaudum strain ATCC 58844 chromosome IV, complete sequence and includes:
- a CDS encoding HDR029Wp (Syntenic homolog of Ashbya gossypii AGL266C; Non-syntenic homolog of Saccharomyces cerevisiae YPR192W (AQY1), YLL052C (AQY2) (AQY2) and YLL053C; YLL052C and YLL053C represent one ORF in Ashbya gossypii), with product MADYQRDLEQPKGTYGTNDEVRYTTGAGHTGNNGAVVNHGAGVNTTGAGVGGTDGTHGGPYGSANYDRETGDSANAGTATKNLIIAGLGEFFGTFIFLWSAFVIAQIANDFIAGPGSNPGRIIMIALGFGFSVLAAMFMFYRVSGANLNPAVTVTLMLAGAVAPVRGVVMIIAQMLAGMAAGGIAHAMTPGSVAFANSLGGGASRSRGVFLEMFATAILCLVVLFVAVEKHRATYLAPFAVGYTLFLGHMITIYYTGAGLNPARSFGAAVAAGHFPNYHWIYWLGPLLGSVIAFGIWKLFKVLGYKTCSPTQDADHE